A region from the Colius striatus isolate bColStr4 chromosome 12, bColStr4.1.hap1, whole genome shotgun sequence genome encodes:
- the MLF1 gene encoding myeloid leukemia factor 1 isoform X5: MDTWDIMGKAVVSWSDPFAAHHEHMRQMMRSFSEPFGRDPFLSITDGGERTGDRRVHQDSQVALRGNRRATSCSLMPFAGFGRVQDADFGDPFFAMDRMMSNMRNSMLEMQRKFDDLSFHPDAHTFSSSSVMTYSKVGDEPPKVFQASAQTRTAPGGVKETRKALKDSESGLEKMAIGHHIHDRAHVIKKSKNTKTGDEEMNQEFINLDEAEAQTFDEEWQKEIMKFKPSRTRGTLEAPKYRSIHHIPKEDGLRREKPLAITGSREPRAALENLNVKGTHVPIKSSKK, encoded by the exons ATGGACACATGGGATATCATGGGAAAGGCTGTGGTGTCCTGGAG tgATCCTTTTGCTGCACACCATGAACATATGCGGCAGATGATGAGAAGCTTCTCTGAACCTTTTGGACGAGATCCCTTTCTCAGTATAACAGATGGTGGGGAGAGAACAGGAGATCGAAGAGTGCACCAGGACTCTCAGGTTGCTCTGAGAGGAAATCGCAGA gCAACAAGCTGCTCCCTCATGCCCTTTGCAGGCTTTGGTAGAGTG CAGGATGCAGATTTTGGGGACCCGTTTTTTGCAATGGACAGGATGATGTCAAATATGAGAAACAGCATGctggaaatgcaaagaaaattt GATGACCTGTCCTTCCATCCAGATGCACACACATTCAGCTCCTCCTCTGTGATGACCTACTCCAAAGTAGGGGATGAACCACCAAAAGTTTTCCAGGCTTCAGCCCAGACACGCACAGCTCCAGGAGGT GTTAAGGAGACAAGAAAAGCTCTTAAGGATTCTGAAAGTGGCCTGGAAAAAATGGCTATTGGTCATCACATTCATGATCGTGCTCATGTcattaaaaaatcaaagaaCACCAAGACTGGCGATGAAGAAATGAACCAAGAATTCATCAACCTGGATGAAG CTGAGGCACAGACCTTTGACGAAGAGTGGCAGAAAGAGATCATGAAGTTCAAGCCATCTAGAACCAGAGGCACCTTAGAAGCTCCAAAATACAGAAGCATTCATCACATACCCAAGGAGGATGGATTAAGAAG AGAGAAACCACTTGCAATCACAGGTTccagggagcccagagctgcttTGGAGAATCTCAACGTGAAAGGAACACACGTCCCcatcaaaagcagcaaaaaataa
- the MLF1 gene encoding myeloid leukemia factor 1 isoform X6 gives MFVTFFLLPPKSDPFAAHHEHMRQMMRSFSEPFGRDPFLSITDGGERTGDRRVHQDSQVALRGNRRATSCSLMPFAGFGRVQDADFGDPFFAMDRMMSNMRNSMLEMQRKFDDLSFHPDAHTFSSSSVMTYSKVGDEPPKVFQASAQTRTAPGGVKETRKALKDSESGLEKMAIGHHIHDRAHVIKKSKNTKTGDEEMNQEFINLDEAEAQTFDEEWQKEIMKFKPSRTRGTLEAPKYRSIHHIPKEDGLRREKPLAITGSREPRAALENLNVKGTHVPIKSSKK, from the exons ATGTTTGtaactttctttcttcttccacctaaaag tgATCCTTTTGCTGCACACCATGAACATATGCGGCAGATGATGAGAAGCTTCTCTGAACCTTTTGGACGAGATCCCTTTCTCAGTATAACAGATGGTGGGGAGAGAACAGGAGATCGAAGAGTGCACCAGGACTCTCAGGTTGCTCTGAGAGGAAATCGCAGA gCAACAAGCTGCTCCCTCATGCCCTTTGCAGGCTTTGGTAGAGTG CAGGATGCAGATTTTGGGGACCCGTTTTTTGCAATGGACAGGATGATGTCAAATATGAGAAACAGCATGctggaaatgcaaagaaaattt GATGACCTGTCCTTCCATCCAGATGCACACACATTCAGCTCCTCCTCTGTGATGACCTACTCCAAAGTAGGGGATGAACCACCAAAAGTTTTCCAGGCTTCAGCCCAGACACGCACAGCTCCAGGAGGT GTTAAGGAGACAAGAAAAGCTCTTAAGGATTCTGAAAGTGGCCTGGAAAAAATGGCTATTGGTCATCACATTCATGATCGTGCTCATGTcattaaaaaatcaaagaaCACCAAGACTGGCGATGAAGAAATGAACCAAGAATTCATCAACCTGGATGAAG CTGAGGCACAGACCTTTGACGAAGAGTGGCAGAAAGAGATCATGAAGTTCAAGCCATCTAGAACCAGAGGCACCTTAGAAGCTCCAAAATACAGAAGCATTCATCACATACCCAAGGAGGATGGATTAAGAAG AGAGAAACCACTTGCAATCACAGGTTccagggagcccagagctgcttTGGAGAATCTCAACGTGAAAGGAACACACGTCCCcatcaaaagcagcaaaaaataa
- the MLF1 gene encoding myeloid leukemia factor 1 isoform X4: protein MFGGLGRCFEEDPFFRDPFAAHHEHMRQMMRSFSEPFGRDPFLSITDGGERTGDRRVHQDSQVALRGNRRDADFGDPFFAMDRMMSNMRNSMLEMQRKFDDLSFHPDAHTFSSSSVMTYSKVGDEPPKVFQASAQTRTAPGGVKETRKALKDSESGLEKMAIGHHIHDRAHVIKKSKNTKTGDEEMNQEFINLDEAEAQTFDEEWQKEIMKFKPSRTRGTLEAPKYRSIHHIPKEDGLRREKPLAITGSREPRAALENLNVKGTHVPIKSSKK, encoded by the exons ATGTTCGGGGGTCTGGGCCGCTGCTTCGAGGAGGATCCCTTCTTCCg tgATCCTTTTGCTGCACACCATGAACATATGCGGCAGATGATGAGAAGCTTCTCTGAACCTTTTGGACGAGATCCCTTTCTCAGTATAACAGATGGTGGGGAGAGAACAGGAGATCGAAGAGTGCACCAGGACTCTCAGGTTGCTCTGAGAGGAAATCGCAGA GATGCAGATTTTGGGGACCCGTTTTTTGCAATGGACAGGATGATGTCAAATATGAGAAACAGCATGctggaaatgcaaagaaaattt GATGACCTGTCCTTCCATCCAGATGCACACACATTCAGCTCCTCCTCTGTGATGACCTACTCCAAAGTAGGGGATGAACCACCAAAAGTTTTCCAGGCTTCAGCCCAGACACGCACAGCTCCAGGAGGT GTTAAGGAGACAAGAAAAGCTCTTAAGGATTCTGAAAGTGGCCTGGAAAAAATGGCTATTGGTCATCACATTCATGATCGTGCTCATGTcattaaaaaatcaaagaaCACCAAGACTGGCGATGAAGAAATGAACCAAGAATTCATCAACCTGGATGAAG CTGAGGCACAGACCTTTGACGAAGAGTGGCAGAAAGAGATCATGAAGTTCAAGCCATCTAGAACCAGAGGCACCTTAGAAGCTCCAAAATACAGAAGCATTCATCACATACCCAAGGAGGATGGATTAAGAAG AGAGAAACCACTTGCAATCACAGGTTccagggagcccagagctgcttTGGAGAATCTCAACGTGAAAGGAACACACGTCCCcatcaaaagcagcaaaaaataa
- the MLF1 gene encoding myeloid leukemia factor 1 isoform X3 — translation MFGGLGRCFEEDPFFRDPFAAHHEHMRQMMRSFSEPFGRDPFLSITDGGERTGDRRVHQDSQVALRGNRRQDADFGDPFFAMDRMMSNMRNSMLEMQRKFDDLSFHPDAHTFSSSSVMTYSKVGDEPPKVFQASAQTRTAPGGVKETRKALKDSESGLEKMAIGHHIHDRAHVIKKSKNTKTGDEEMNQEFINLDEAEAQTFDEEWQKEIMKFKPSRTRGTLEAPKYRSIHHIPKEDGLRREKPLAITGSREPRAALENLNVKGTHVPIKSSKK, via the exons ATGTTCGGGGGTCTGGGCCGCTGCTTCGAGGAGGATCCCTTCTTCCg tgATCCTTTTGCTGCACACCATGAACATATGCGGCAGATGATGAGAAGCTTCTCTGAACCTTTTGGACGAGATCCCTTTCTCAGTATAACAGATGGTGGGGAGAGAACAGGAGATCGAAGAGTGCACCAGGACTCTCAGGTTGCTCTGAGAGGAAATCGCAGA CAGGATGCAGATTTTGGGGACCCGTTTTTTGCAATGGACAGGATGATGTCAAATATGAGAAACAGCATGctggaaatgcaaagaaaattt GATGACCTGTCCTTCCATCCAGATGCACACACATTCAGCTCCTCCTCTGTGATGACCTACTCCAAAGTAGGGGATGAACCACCAAAAGTTTTCCAGGCTTCAGCCCAGACACGCACAGCTCCAGGAGGT GTTAAGGAGACAAGAAAAGCTCTTAAGGATTCTGAAAGTGGCCTGGAAAAAATGGCTATTGGTCATCACATTCATGATCGTGCTCATGTcattaaaaaatcaaagaaCACCAAGACTGGCGATGAAGAAATGAACCAAGAATTCATCAACCTGGATGAAG CTGAGGCACAGACCTTTGACGAAGAGTGGCAGAAAGAGATCATGAAGTTCAAGCCATCTAGAACCAGAGGCACCTTAGAAGCTCCAAAATACAGAAGCATTCATCACATACCCAAGGAGGATGGATTAAGAAG AGAGAAACCACTTGCAATCACAGGTTccagggagcccagagctgcttTGGAGAATCTCAACGTGAAAGGAACACACGTCCCcatcaaaagcagcaaaaaataa
- the MLF1 gene encoding myeloid leukemia factor 1 isoform X1, producing MFGGLGRCFEEDPFFRDPFAAHHEHMRQMMRSFSEPFGRDPFLSITDGGERTGDRRVHQDSQVALRGNRRATSCSLMPFAGFGRVQDADFGDPFFAMDRMMSNMRNSMLEMQRKFDDLSFHPDAHTFSSSSVMTYSKVGDEPPKVFQASAQTRTAPGGVKETRKALKDSESGLEKMAIGHHIHDRAHVIKKSKNTKTGDEEMNQEFINLDEAEAQTFDEEWQKEIMKFKPSRTRGTLEAPKYRSIHHIPKEDGLRREKPLAITGSREPRAALENLNVKGTHVPIKSSKK from the exons ATGTTCGGGGGTCTGGGCCGCTGCTTCGAGGAGGATCCCTTCTTCCg tgATCCTTTTGCTGCACACCATGAACATATGCGGCAGATGATGAGAAGCTTCTCTGAACCTTTTGGACGAGATCCCTTTCTCAGTATAACAGATGGTGGGGAGAGAACAGGAGATCGAAGAGTGCACCAGGACTCTCAGGTTGCTCTGAGAGGAAATCGCAGA gCAACAAGCTGCTCCCTCATGCCCTTTGCAGGCTTTGGTAGAGTG CAGGATGCAGATTTTGGGGACCCGTTTTTTGCAATGGACAGGATGATGTCAAATATGAGAAACAGCATGctggaaatgcaaagaaaattt GATGACCTGTCCTTCCATCCAGATGCACACACATTCAGCTCCTCCTCTGTGATGACCTACTCCAAAGTAGGGGATGAACCACCAAAAGTTTTCCAGGCTTCAGCCCAGACACGCACAGCTCCAGGAGGT GTTAAGGAGACAAGAAAAGCTCTTAAGGATTCTGAAAGTGGCCTGGAAAAAATGGCTATTGGTCATCACATTCATGATCGTGCTCATGTcattaaaaaatcaaagaaCACCAAGACTGGCGATGAAGAAATGAACCAAGAATTCATCAACCTGGATGAAG CTGAGGCACAGACCTTTGACGAAGAGTGGCAGAAAGAGATCATGAAGTTCAAGCCATCTAGAACCAGAGGCACCTTAGAAGCTCCAAAATACAGAAGCATTCATCACATACCCAAGGAGGATGGATTAAGAAG AGAGAAACCACTTGCAATCACAGGTTccagggagcccagagctgcttTGGAGAATCTCAACGTGAAAGGAACACACGTCCCcatcaaaagcagcaaaaaataa
- the MLF1 gene encoding myeloid leukemia factor 1 isoform X2, with protein MFGGLGRCFEEDPFFRDPFAAHHEHMRQMMRSFSEPFGRDPFLSITDGGERTGDRRVHQDSQVALRGNRRATSCSLMPFAGFGRVDADFGDPFFAMDRMMSNMRNSMLEMQRKFDDLSFHPDAHTFSSSSVMTYSKVGDEPPKVFQASAQTRTAPGGVKETRKALKDSESGLEKMAIGHHIHDRAHVIKKSKNTKTGDEEMNQEFINLDEAEAQTFDEEWQKEIMKFKPSRTRGTLEAPKYRSIHHIPKEDGLRREKPLAITGSREPRAALENLNVKGTHVPIKSSKK; from the exons ATGTTCGGGGGTCTGGGCCGCTGCTTCGAGGAGGATCCCTTCTTCCg tgATCCTTTTGCTGCACACCATGAACATATGCGGCAGATGATGAGAAGCTTCTCTGAACCTTTTGGACGAGATCCCTTTCTCAGTATAACAGATGGTGGGGAGAGAACAGGAGATCGAAGAGTGCACCAGGACTCTCAGGTTGCTCTGAGAGGAAATCGCAGA gCAACAAGCTGCTCCCTCATGCCCTTTGCAGGCTTTGGTAGAGTG GATGCAGATTTTGGGGACCCGTTTTTTGCAATGGACAGGATGATGTCAAATATGAGAAACAGCATGctggaaatgcaaagaaaattt GATGACCTGTCCTTCCATCCAGATGCACACACATTCAGCTCCTCCTCTGTGATGACCTACTCCAAAGTAGGGGATGAACCACCAAAAGTTTTCCAGGCTTCAGCCCAGACACGCACAGCTCCAGGAGGT GTTAAGGAGACAAGAAAAGCTCTTAAGGATTCTGAAAGTGGCCTGGAAAAAATGGCTATTGGTCATCACATTCATGATCGTGCTCATGTcattaaaaaatcaaagaaCACCAAGACTGGCGATGAAGAAATGAACCAAGAATTCATCAACCTGGATGAAG CTGAGGCACAGACCTTTGACGAAGAGTGGCAGAAAGAGATCATGAAGTTCAAGCCATCTAGAACCAGAGGCACCTTAGAAGCTCCAAAATACAGAAGCATTCATCACATACCCAAGGAGGATGGATTAAGAAG AGAGAAACCACTTGCAATCACAGGTTccagggagcccagagctgcttTGGAGAATCTCAACGTGAAAGGAACACACGTCCCcatcaaaagcagcaaaaaataa
- the MLF1 gene encoding myeloid leukemia factor 1 isoform X7, whose translation MRQMMRSFSEPFGRDPFLSITDGGERTGDRRVHQDSQVALRGNRRATSCSLMPFAGFGRVQDADFGDPFFAMDRMMSNMRNSMLEMQRKFDDLSFHPDAHTFSSSSVMTYSKVGDEPPKVFQASAQTRTAPGGVKETRKALKDSESGLEKMAIGHHIHDRAHVIKKSKNTKTGDEEMNQEFINLDEAEAQTFDEEWQKEIMKFKPSRTRGTLEAPKYRSIHHIPKEDGLRREKPLAITGSREPRAALENLNVKGTHVPIKSSKK comes from the exons ATGCGGCAGATGATGAGAAGCTTCTCTGAACCTTTTGGACGAGATCCCTTTCTCAGTATAACAGATGGTGGGGAGAGAACAGGAGATCGAAGAGTGCACCAGGACTCTCAGGTTGCTCTGAGAGGAAATCGCAGA gCAACAAGCTGCTCCCTCATGCCCTTTGCAGGCTTTGGTAGAGTG CAGGATGCAGATTTTGGGGACCCGTTTTTTGCAATGGACAGGATGATGTCAAATATGAGAAACAGCATGctggaaatgcaaagaaaattt GATGACCTGTCCTTCCATCCAGATGCACACACATTCAGCTCCTCCTCTGTGATGACCTACTCCAAAGTAGGGGATGAACCACCAAAAGTTTTCCAGGCTTCAGCCCAGACACGCACAGCTCCAGGAGGT GTTAAGGAGACAAGAAAAGCTCTTAAGGATTCTGAAAGTGGCCTGGAAAAAATGGCTATTGGTCATCACATTCATGATCGTGCTCATGTcattaaaaaatcaaagaaCACCAAGACTGGCGATGAAGAAATGAACCAAGAATTCATCAACCTGGATGAAG CTGAGGCACAGACCTTTGACGAAGAGTGGCAGAAAGAGATCATGAAGTTCAAGCCATCTAGAACCAGAGGCACCTTAGAAGCTCCAAAATACAGAAGCATTCATCACATACCCAAGGAGGATGGATTAAGAAG AGAGAAACCACTTGCAATCACAGGTTccagggagcccagagctgcttTGGAGAATCTCAACGTGAAAGGAACACACGTCCCcatcaaaagcagcaaaaaataa